Proteins co-encoded in one Bacillus infantis NRRL B-14911 genomic window:
- a CDS encoding S8 family serine peptidase, giving the protein MIKKSFSILMIMLLLFATGAMGAAAPAKASAKTVQQKLMLDKQYKPDDKVRVLVELDDEPAIEYARRSGVKFGDLAPTVKNKLQKDAVTAQSAVKNEIKSKKVAIKYLNSFTTIVNGFSAEVKYGDMEAIGKLKNVAKVHIVNEYERPEEKPEMLYSKEFIQAQEAWREYGVKGEGMIVGVIDTGIDPDHKDMVLTDSSTAELSQADTDSLISANQLPGKFYTDKVPYGYNYMDDNDTILDLGPDASMHGMHVAGTVGANGDEENGGIKGVAPEAQLLALKVFGNDPEFQSTYGDIYIRAMDDAIKLGADVLNLSLGSTAGFVSADDPEQMAVKRAVDSGVLVAISGGNSAHFGYGFENNPYASNPDIGVSGAPGVSYDSLQVASSENSFMDLEAASVSIGEKESLLPFLSAGSVHPSALDKEEFSVVDAGLGKPEETRAADLEGKFALIQRGEISFVDKALNAQAAGAVGVIIYNHTDGMIGMATDSAVVIPQIEMQMQDGEMLKTALDSGEEVKVSFNGESAKVANPESGKMSDFSSWGLTPNLDFKPEITAPGGQIYSTLNNNQYGMMSGTSMAAPHVAGGSALILERVDKEFSLAGYERAAFAKNLLMNTAKPIVDQGPAQSKLAQNNFYSPRRQGAGMMQLNAALHTPVVVTESATNEAKVALKEISADSISFTLKATNYSDAAAVYQVNVNAQTDLAEEGYLGVQPGQLEAQELQGAKVAINGEEAPVITVPANSSAEIKVDIDLSEAKVLSEDGTSTVSPEEIFANGYFAEGFVTFTDTEDQNPPLTVPYTGFKGDWNAPPILDGFVWEADSFYKMAGMVTVMDGEYGYLGYNAFTKATLPESIAISPNSDGIQEQAIPVLSFLRNAKTAEFNILDDEGKLLRKLRTENNITKNYYDSGSSPLYSLDPARSWDGKVNNKIAEGDYFYEIKAKIDYQGADFQSFKIPVKIDNTKPQLEASYSGQKLTFKAEDDAEGSGIAYIDIFIDGETLFTTEETPGLPGDAVEYILPDSLEAGQEIIVAAFDYAGNAVEKEFEAEEDSEDPGDPGDPGDPDPGNPGSPGGGGGTPPAPPAGDSQGDLKLEGSTATLTVDEGKILAAINDPLKSSVTIDLSSSQKDASSFQAVVKPETIKKIADKNKSLTVATGNASITIPAKVLKEAAGLSSGEIKFSVSELQPKKSELPAAEKGQRRISDVYDLKIIYTKDGKERYLTGFSEPVSVSLSIKGAELNDKRKAAAYYLNEQQNKWEYTGGKAEGDSVTFSVNHFSKYAVLENSKTFNDIKTHWAKDEIEVLASRSITGGKTADRFAPGDKLTRAEFAVLLVRALNIPTESYRGVFPDVTAKQSWSVLHIEAASRAGIVQGDLKGKYNPGEEITREQMAAMIVRSIRYLNEDLLDGVSSEKKFKDQSTVSPGLREAVSQAAALGIVKGKAGGTFAPKADTTRAEAAVMLYRQLSLLDEI; this is encoded by the coding sequence GTGATAAAGAAAAGCTTTTCTATTTTGATGATCATGCTCCTTCTTTTTGCAACCGGGGCGATGGGAGCGGCTGCTCCTGCAAAGGCTTCAGCTAAAACGGTTCAGCAGAAATTGATGCTGGACAAGCAATATAAGCCGGATGATAAGGTCCGTGTACTGGTCGAGCTTGATGATGAACCAGCGATAGAATACGCGCGCAGAAGCGGCGTGAAATTCGGTGATTTAGCACCAACTGTTAAAAATAAGCTTCAAAAAGATGCGGTGACTGCACAAAGCGCGGTTAAAAATGAAATCAAATCCAAAAAAGTCGCAATCAAATATCTCAACAGCTTTACAACGATTGTCAACGGCTTCAGCGCCGAAGTGAAATATGGCGACATGGAAGCCATCGGAAAATTAAAGAATGTGGCGAAAGTACATATCGTCAATGAATATGAACGCCCGGAAGAAAAGCCGGAGATGCTTTACAGCAAGGAATTTATCCAGGCTCAGGAAGCATGGAGGGAATACGGAGTCAAAGGTGAAGGCATGATTGTCGGCGTCATTGATACCGGCATTGACCCGGATCATAAAGATATGGTGCTGACGGACAGCTCCACAGCAGAATTATCACAGGCTGATACAGACAGCCTTATCTCTGCCAATCAGCTTCCGGGCAAGTTTTATACAGATAAAGTCCCGTATGGCTATAACTATATGGATGATAACGATACCATCCTTGATCTTGGACCTGATGCGAGCATGCACGGAATGCATGTGGCAGGTACAGTAGGGGCAAATGGGGATGAGGAGAATGGCGGAATTAAGGGAGTCGCGCCTGAGGCCCAGCTTTTGGCCTTGAAGGTGTTCGGAAATGACCCTGAATTTCAGTCAACTTACGGAGATATCTATATAAGAGCTATGGATGATGCCATCAAGCTGGGGGCCGATGTCCTTAATCTGAGCCTTGGCTCAACGGCAGGATTTGTTTCTGCTGATGACCCAGAGCAGATGGCTGTGAAAAGGGCAGTAGACAGCGGTGTCCTTGTGGCTATTTCAGGCGGCAACTCTGCCCATTTTGGCTACGGGTTTGAAAACAATCCTTATGCTTCAAATCCTGATATCGGTGTTTCCGGAGCTCCGGGAGTATCTTATGATTCCCTTCAGGTTGCTTCTTCAGAGAACTCTTTTATGGATCTTGAAGCTGCTTCTGTTTCAATCGGGGAAAAAGAAAGCCTGCTTCCGTTTTTGTCGGCAGGAAGCGTCCATCCAAGTGCATTGGATAAAGAAGAGTTTTCAGTGGTCGATGCAGGACTCGGCAAGCCGGAAGAAACCCGGGCTGCTGATCTTGAAGGGAAATTCGCACTGATCCAGCGCGGAGAAATCAGCTTTGTAGATAAGGCCCTGAACGCACAGGCAGCTGGAGCAGTCGGAGTCATTATCTACAATCATACCGATGGAATGATTGGAATGGCCACTGACAGTGCGGTTGTAATCCCTCAGATAGAGATGCAGATGCAGGATGGGGAAATGCTGAAAACAGCCCTTGATAGCGGTGAGGAAGTGAAAGTTTCCTTTAATGGGGAAAGTGCCAAGGTAGCAAACCCGGAATCCGGGAAAATGAGTGATTTCTCTTCATGGGGGCTTACGCCTAATCTTGATTTCAAACCGGAAATCACAGCTCCCGGCGGACAGATCTACTCTACATTGAATAATAATCAATACGGGATGATGAGTGGTACATCCATGGCAGCGCCTCATGTTGCCGGCGGCTCAGCCCTTATCCTCGAGAGAGTGGACAAGGAATTCAGCCTGGCTGGCTATGAGCGGGCAGCTTTCGCCAAGAACCTTCTTATGAATACGGCAAAGCCGATTGTGGATCAAGGCCCAGCGCAGAGCAAGCTTGCCCAGAATAATTTCTATTCGCCGCGCCGCCAGGGAGCAGGCATGATGCAGCTGAATGCAGCCTTGCACACTCCTGTTGTTGTAACAGAATCAGCGACAAACGAGGCAAAAGTGGCTTTGAAGGAAATTTCAGCTGATTCTATTTCCTTTACGCTTAAAGCCACTAACTACTCAGATGCTGCGGCCGTATACCAGGTTAATGTCAATGCCCAGACAGATCTGGCTGAAGAAGGCTATCTGGGTGTACAGCCAGGCCAGCTGGAAGCACAGGAACTCCAGGGGGCAAAAGTGGCCATCAATGGAGAGGAGGCACCAGTGATCACGGTGCCGGCAAATTCATCCGCAGAAATCAAAGTGGACATCGACCTTTCAGAAGCTAAAGTGCTGAGTGAGGACGGAACAAGCACAGTTTCACCGGAAGAAATTTTCGCAAACGGGTATTTTGCTGAAGGATTTGTAACTTTTACAGATACGGAAGATCAAAATCCTCCGCTGACTGTCCCTTATACAGGCTTTAAGGGAGACTGGAATGCCCCTCCGATCCTGGACGGATTTGTATGGGAGGCAGATAGTTTTTATAAAATGGCAGGAATGGTAACCGTGATGGATGGGGAGTATGGCTATCTTGGCTATAATGCATTCACAAAGGCAACCCTCCCTGAGTCCATTGCCATTTCTCCCAATTCAGACGGAATACAGGAACAGGCAATCCCTGTTTTATCTTTCCTGAGAAATGCCAAAACAGCAGAATTCAATATTCTGGATGATGAAGGTAAGCTGCTGAGGAAATTGAGAACAGAAAATAATATTACGAAAAATTATTATGATAGCGGCAGCAGTCCGCTTTACTCTCTTGACCCTGCAAGAAGCTGGGATGGAAAAGTAAATAACAAAATCGCTGAGGGAGACTATTTCTACGAAATCAAGGCAAAAATTGATTATCAGGGAGCAGACTTCCAAAGCTTCAAAATTCCGGTCAAGATTGATAATACAAAACCGCAATTAGAAGCGAGCTACAGCGGACAGAAATTAACATTCAAGGCAGAAGATGACGCGGAAGGAAGCGGCATTGCCTATATTGATATTTTCATTGATGGAGAAACGCTTTTCACAACAGAAGAAACCCCCGGACTGCCGGGCGATGCAGTAGAGTACATCCTTCCTGACAGCCTGGAAGCAGGCCAGGAAATCATTGTAGCTGCCTTTGACTATGCAGGAAACGCAGTAGAAAAAGAGTTCGAGGCTGAAGAAGACAGTGAGGACCCAGGCGACCCGGGTGATCCAGGAGATCCAGACCCTGGTAATCCAGGCAGCCCTGGAGGCGGGGGCGGAACACCGCCGGCACCTCCTGCTGGAGACAGCCAGGGCGACTTAAAGCTTGAAGGAAGCACGGCAACCCTGACAGTTGATGAAGGTAAAATTCTTGCCGCTATCAATGATCCTCTTAAATCATCTGTTACTATTGATCTCTCATCTTCACAGAAGGACGCTTCTTCCTTCCAGGCAGTTGTAAAGCCTGAAACGATTAAGAAGATAGCAGACAAAAACAAGTCTCTTACAGTGGCTACAGGTAATGCCAGCATCACCATTCCGGCCAAGGTTCTAAAAGAGGCAGCAGGACTTTCATCAGGAGAGATCAAGTTCAGTGTTTCAGAGCTTCAGCCGAAAAAATCCGAGCTTCCAGCAGCAGAAAAAGGACAGCGGAGAATTTCGGATGTGTATGATTTAAAGATCATCTACACTAAAGATGGCAAGGAACGCTATCTGACAGGCTTCAGCGAGCCGGTGTCAGTAAGCCTTTCAATCAAAGGGGCCGAATTGAATGACAAGCGGAAGGCTGCCGCTTATTACCTGAATGAACAGCAGAACAAATGGGAATACACAGGCGGCAAGGCTGAAGGGGATTCAGTAACATTTTCGGTGAATCACTTCTCCAAGTATGCAGTATTAGAAAACAGCAAAACATTCAACGATATCAAGACGCATTGGGCAAAGGATGAAATCGAGGTGCTGGCTTCCCGCTCCATTACAGGAGGGAAGACGGCAGACAGATTTGCTCCCGGCGATAAGCTGACAAGAGCAGAGTTTGCCGTATTGCTTGTAAGAGCCTTAAATATACCGACAGAATCCTACAGGGGTGTCTTCCCCGATGTTACGGCCAAGCAATCATGGAGTGTGCTCCATATTGAGGCTGCGAGCCGTGCAGGCATTGTACAGGGCGATTTGAAAGGAAAGTATAATCCGGGAGAGGAAATAACGCGTGAGCAGATGGCCGCCATGATCGTTAGGTCCATCCGCTACCTGAATGAAGATCTTTTGGACGGCGTATCCTCCGAAAAGAAATTCAAGGATCAAAGTACAGTGAGTCCTGGTCTGCGGGAAGCAGTATCCCAGGCAGCGGCCCTTGGCATTGTAAAAGGAAAAGCCGGCGGAACCTTTGCTCCGAAAGCGGACACAACAAGGGCGGAAGCTGCAGTTATGCTGTACAGGCAGCTTTCCCTGCTGGATGAGATCTAA
- a CDS encoding S8 family peptidase: MKKWLMPAAVMLLISNILFPVMNNGSTAAKAAPETQEANYIAFFNGEINEKLIESAGGEVTREYGLIHAAAVKLPAASAEVLRLSGELAGLEKDQKVQVGGQVIPWAHGNINRTSMQPAGLTGKGVKIAIIDSGAAEHEDLSIAGGACVLDLNYNPLACKDSYKDENGHGTHVAGIIGALDNEVGIVGVAPEAQLYAVKALDRRGDGTSSTVMAGLEWAIKNDVDIINLSLTTPYDDVGIRTMIDKAYEKGILIIAAAGNSGKGDDVNTVEYPGKFPSVIAVSAVNKANVKVPSSSSGAEIELAAPGSSIYSTTPQGYGYMTGTSMASPFVAGMAALYMQKYPGYTNKQIRKLLQTNAKDLGTQGKDHLYGYGLVQADTAKVNPIPVSAKADNSGKISLDMQNVLKEFKAYNVYRFGGLIAEGAAEPVFEDYGVKGQVPYMIVPLNGKEEKLDRSTLVSAEIASPYFKDMTNSLWYSRHLIYLNREGILNGYQEKMMGPGKLVTRAEAVAMIGRALGIEGTQKATRFKDVPFASFASGYIEGAAASGILTGFKDGTFRPNEPVTRAEMAILIARGYKLPEASNVSFSDVSPSIAGSKEILKIAGAHISEGYPDGTFKPGEKMLRSSYAVFLARAENKGLR; encoded by the coding sequence ATGAAAAAATGGCTGATGCCTGCGGCAGTTATGTTGTTAATAAGCAATATCCTATTTCCGGTCATGAATAATGGCAGCACTGCTGCAAAAGCCGCCCCGGAGACACAGGAGGCTAATTACATCGCGTTTTTTAACGGGGAGATCAATGAAAAGCTGATTGAGTCGGCAGGCGGGGAAGTAACGCGGGAATATGGGCTGATCCATGCCGCTGCAGTTAAGCTGCCTGCCGCCTCGGCAGAAGTACTGCGCCTCTCCGGTGAGCTTGCGGGCCTTGAGAAGGATCAGAAGGTACAGGTGGGCGGACAGGTGATTCCATGGGCGCACGGGAATATAAACCGAACGTCCATGCAGCCGGCAGGCCTGACAGGCAAAGGCGTAAAGATTGCCATTATCGATTCCGGTGCTGCTGAGCATGAGGATCTTTCCATCGCTGGCGGTGCCTGTGTACTGGATCTTAATTATAATCCGCTGGCCTGCAAGGATTCTTATAAGGATGAGAACGGGCATGGAACCCATGTGGCAGGTATCATTGGTGCCCTGGACAATGAGGTCGGCATAGTCGGCGTGGCCCCTGAAGCACAATTATATGCGGTCAAGGCGCTGGACCGCAGAGGGGACGGTACTTCATCCACTGTCATGGCAGGACTGGAATGGGCCATCAAAAACGATGTGGATATCATCAATCTGAGTCTCACCACACCATATGATGATGTTGGTATCCGGACAATGATAGATAAAGCTTATGAAAAAGGAATCCTGATCATTGCTGCAGCCGGAAACTCGGGGAAGGGCGACGATGTGAATACTGTGGAATATCCCGGCAAGTTCCCGAGTGTCATTGCCGTATCCGCCGTCAATAAAGCGAATGTGAAGGTGCCTTCATCCTCCAGCGGGGCTGAAATAGAGCTAGCCGCACCGGGCAGCTCTATTTACAGCACAACGCCTCAAGGGTATGGGTACATGACGGGAACTTCAATGGCATCCCCTTTCGTAGCCGGAATGGCAGCACTATATATGCAGAAATATCCCGGCTACACGAATAAGCAGATCAGGAAGCTTCTGCAGACAAATGCCAAGGACCTTGGCACTCAGGGAAAAGATCATCTTTACGGATACGGCCTCGTTCAGGCAGACACAGCAAAGGTAAATCCGATACCCGTCTCGGCCAAGGCAGACAACAGCGGGAAAATCTCACTGGATATGCAGAATGTTTTGAAGGAATTCAAGGCCTATAATGTATATCGTTTCGGCGGACTGATCGCAGAAGGGGCCGCAGAACCAGTTTTTGAGGACTACGGGGTAAAAGGACAGGTCCCTTACATGATTGTGCCCCTGAACGGGAAGGAAGAGAAACTGGACAGAAGCACGCTTGTCTCTGCAGAGATTGCTTCTCCTTACTTCAAGGACATGACAAATTCGCTTTGGTACAGCAGGCACTTAATATACCTCAACAGGGAAGGTATACTGAACGGCTATCAGGAAAAAATGATGGGTCCAGGAAAGCTTGTAACCAGGGCAGAAGCTGTTGCAATGATTGGAAGGGCGCTGGGTATCGAAGGCACCCAGAAGGCTACCAGATTTAAGGATGTTCCATTTGCCAGCTTTGCTTCTGGCTATATTGAAGGAGCTGCAGCCAGCGGGATATTGACCGGGTTCAAAGACGGGACATTCAGGCCGAATGAGCCGGTGACACGCGCAGAAATGGCCATTTTGATAGCGAGAGGCTATAAACTGCCTGAGGCTTCAAATGTCTCATTTTCAGATGTGAGCCCAAGCATAGCCGGTTCAAAGGAAATTCTGAAAATCGCCGGAGCTCATATTTCAGAAGGCTATCCTGATGGTACATTCAAGCCGGGAGAAAAGATGCTCCGCTCCTCCTATGCCGTATTCCTGGCAAGGGCGGAAAATAAAGGTTTAAGATAA
- a CDS encoding S-layer homology domain-containing protein, whose protein sequence is MKNKFSMLFALMLAVSLFSFTGQSAFANDDISGITLETEMRAMVSEGIINGFGDGVYKPGEMVTRGQFAAFVARALKLPEGPVSFADVPLSSSLAPGINSAGAAGIVTGYANGKFGPNDPVTREQMAVMIDRSLIYLNVDRTEAPLSFTDAGQINKSFRQAVARNLYDQIIKGVPNGDGSFRFLPQKSATRAEAAAFIYRMIKTAESFVGEGPGGEEPESGAFRVSTIDSSGNLQPGSRSYSTFDAANKAVSSSSQVVTLNEQIVKMSAGLVISRPPVGSSLTYIYSDSSFKNNITYVPAQQEMKYVDSNENYVKVIIAGMTAYVKHTEAYLIPNQQVAGRNYYSVNVNGELVHSIYTPSTNTYASYSMGKAPSFLTAGNKYYSWDGGTFTNTTGQTIGTAYQYFNYLPARTTTNYTAEELNRFIDMRLGELDALYRSNPAAFVRYKDAAKLSKIKGLGAAIKAAEAKHRINGLLILSMAMHESDYGMSRLSQERNNLFGLKAYDSNLNEAEKFAAPAEAIDALATRYLNKNYINPLGAYPNGGATGNKSRGFNVKYASDPFWGQKIAGHMYRVDSYLGKKDFGFYQISETTTSGLNVRSTPEVSALNLQYTYKNAGMPIVVQSTSNGWSKIISDHNTISEAYVSAQYIKLMPIVK, encoded by the coding sequence ATGAAGAACAAATTCAGCATGCTTTTCGCTCTTATGCTGGCAGTCAGCCTGTTTTCTTTTACCGGGCAGTCAGCATTTGCCAATGATGATATCTCAGGGATTACTTTGGAGACCGAAATGCGTGCGATGGTAAGTGAAGGCATTATCAACGGATTTGGAGACGGAGTATATAAGCCCGGCGAGATGGTGACCAGGGGGCAGTTTGCTGCGTTTGTAGCAAGGGCCTTGAAGCTTCCTGAAGGACCTGTGTCGTTTGCGGATGTGCCTCTATCCTCAAGTCTGGCGCCGGGAATCAACAGCGCAGGTGCTGCAGGAATTGTGACAGGATATGCCAATGGGAAATTCGGGCCGAATGATCCGGTCACGAGAGAGCAAATGGCGGTCATGATTGACAGGTCGCTTATCTACTTGAATGTGGACAGAACTGAGGCTCCTTTAAGTTTTACAGATGCCGGCCAGATTAATAAAAGCTTCAGGCAGGCAGTAGCAAGAAACCTATATGACCAGATTATAAAGGGCGTGCCCAACGGCGATGGAAGCTTCCGCTTTCTTCCGCAGAAGTCAGCTACCCGCGCAGAGGCAGCAGCCTTTATATACAGGATGATTAAAACAGCTGAATCCTTTGTGGGAGAGGGCCCTGGGGGAGAAGAGCCCGAATCAGGCGCTTTCCGGGTGTCGACAATCGATAGCAGTGGAAACCTTCAGCCGGGATCCCGTTCATACTCAACCTTTGATGCGGCCAATAAAGCTGTATCAAGCTCCAGTCAGGTGGTGACGCTGAATGAACAGATCGTCAAAATGTCAGCGGGACTTGTCATTTCCAGACCGCCGGTAGGCAGCTCTTTAACGTATATATACAGCGATTCAAGCTTTAAGAATAATATTACCTATGTCCCTGCCCAGCAGGAAATGAAATATGTAGATTCTAATGAAAACTATGTAAAAGTGATCATTGCGGGGATGACTGCATATGTAAAGCACACCGAAGCTTATCTGATTCCCAATCAGCAGGTAGCCGGCAGAAACTATTATTCTGTCAATGTGAATGGTGAGCTGGTTCATTCCATCTACACGCCTTCAACCAATACCTATGCTTCATATTCCATGGGCAAGGCTCCTTCATTCCTTACAGCCGGGAACAAGTACTACAGCTGGGATGGAGGAACATTTACAAATACAACCGGACAAACAATCGGGACAGCCTATCAATACTTCAATTATCTCCCTGCCAGGACAACAACGAATTATACGGCAGAAGAGCTGAATCGTTTCATTGATATGAGGCTCGGCGAACTGGATGCATTATACAGAAGCAATCCGGCAGCCTTTGTACGCTATAAGGATGCTGCAAAGCTCAGTAAGATCAAGGGACTTGGCGCTGCCATTAAAGCAGCCGAAGCAAAGCATAGAATTAATGGCCTCTTGATTCTTTCCATGGCCATGCACGAAAGCGACTATGGCATGAGCAGGCTTTCACAGGAAAGAAACAACCTTTTTGGACTGAAGGCATATGACAGCAACCTGAATGAGGCAGAGAAATTTGCTGCACCGGCAGAAGCGATCGATGCCCTGGCCACAAGGTACCTGAACAAAAATTACATTAACCCGCTCGGCGCCTACCCTAACGGCGGTGCGACAGGAAACAAATCCCGCGGATTTAATGTGAAATATGCGTCAGATCCTTTCTGGGGCCAGAAGATCGCCGGCCATATGTATAGGGTGGACAGTTATTTAGGCAAGAAAGATTTTGGATTCTACCAGATTAGTGAAACAACTACTTCAGGCTTGAATGTGCGCAGCACACCTGAGGTTTCAGCATTGAACCTGCAATATACGTACAAAAATGCAGGCATGCCGATTGTGGTGCAAAGCACAAGCAATGGCTGGAGCAAGATTATCTCGGACCACAACACTATCTCTGAAGCCTATGTGTCAGCTCAGTACATCAAACTGATGCCGATAGTGAAATAA
- a CDS encoding C40 family peptidase has translation MKRLLSKLLIAVMVFAILPVSSAFASSQQEQIAAIAKDNLGVPYKYGGTAPSGFDCSGFLFYVFGKVGITLPRVSADQYNVGTPVSKSDLAVGDLVFFEKTYDKAGITHSGIYIGDNQFISATTSSGIKIDSLSSTYWGPKFAGAKRVVAAAAASQQYTDLDANHPAYAAVNALSSQNIIKGFENSTFLPENPVTRGQAAAIINRVLKKDASSLNAFKDVSPNYQFANDIAAIRESGIITGFADGTFRPNSNMTRAEMAVIIQRAFNLKNKGVTAASTVYTDVSPGYWAFNAIMVMHQIDTTSIFGGSQYRSSSNATRAVFSAAIYNSMNNSR, from the coding sequence ATGAAACGGTTATTGTCAAAACTACTCATTGCAGTGATGGTTTTTGCTATCCTGCCTGTATCATCAGCGTTTGCATCGTCACAGCAGGAACAGATCGCAGCTATAGCAAAAGACAATCTTGGTGTGCCATATAAATATGGGGGCACTGCTCCAAGCGGTTTTGACTGTTCAGGATTCCTCTTCTATGTTTTTGGAAAAGTGGGCATCACTCTCCCGCGTGTATCGGCTGATCAGTATAATGTCGGCACTCCGGTTTCAAAGTCTGATCTGGCGGTCGGTGACCTTGTCTTTTTTGAAAAAACATATGATAAAGCAGGTATCACCCATTCAGGCATTTACATAGGCGACAATCAGTTCATCAGTGCAACAACGAGCAGCGGCATCAAGATTGATTCATTGAGCAGTACATACTGGGGACCAAAGTTTGCAGGTGCGAAAAGGGTGGTTGCAGCGGCAGCGGCATCACAGCAGTATACAGACCTTGATGCCAATCATCCGGCATATGCAGCAGTCAATGCGCTCAGCAGCCAGAACATCATTAAAGGCTTTGAGAATTCAACCTTCCTTCCAGAGAACCCGGTTACAAGAGGACAGGCTGCGGCCATCATCAACAGAGTGCTGAAAAAGGATGCTTCCAGCCTGAATGCTTTTAAGGATGTATCGCCAAACTATCAATTTGCCAATGATATTGCAGCTATAAGAGAATCCGGGATTATCACCGGCTTTGCCGATGGCACATTCCGTCCAAACAGCAATATGACACGTGCAGAGATGGCCGTCATCATTCAGCGGGCCTTCAATCTCAAGAATAAAGGTGTCACAGCCGCAAGCACCGTGTATACAGATGTCAGTCCTGGCTACTGGGCTTTCAATGCCATCATGGTCATGCACCAGATCGATACGACTTCCATCTTTGGCGGCAGCCAATACCGTTCGTCAAGCAACGCAACAAGAGCCGTCTTTTCAGCGGCAATCTATAACTCTATGAATAATTCCAGATAA
- a CDS encoding N-acetylmuramoyl-L-alanine amidase: protein MRKFFCVILLALMMLPFFGTTSEAAGSFKDVGADYRAYKEIMYLAQGNIVTGSSDGYFSPNKEVTRAEAAAMLGRALNLNGAKRVTQFKDVNSQSFASGYIQSAVDKGIISGYSDGSFKPGKPVTRGEMALLISRAFQYGENSTGGAANALMARGIAQGISPTNFGYDSNIKRADFSVFLARSVDYKLRIGASVSFTGELTVNADSLNVRTGPNTDYPKVDSLAQGTTVQAAYNVGDWVYIKSGSAEGLVHGAYLDGSYKPGDVNNDPIALQTIVIDPGHGGSDPGAGGFGILEKNVVLDTSLKVKSLLSRTPFDVKLTRETDVFISLQKRVEFAKAAKANIFLSVHANAFNGTANGTETYYYNSAATNPNTAESKALAAAVQNRLLNAWKLYDRGVKHGNFHVIRENTMPAVLVELGFIDNQKDNEKLKSSAWRQKAAEAIYFGILDYYKQKGYNVSSYYNI from the coding sequence ATGAGGAAATTTTTTTGTGTGATTTTGCTGGCTTTGATGATGCTGCCGTTCTTTGGCACAACATCTGAAGCAGCTGGATCCTTTAAGGACGTAGGAGCTGATTACAGAGCCTACAAGGAAATCATGTACTTGGCTCAAGGTAATATTGTCACGGGAAGCTCAGACGGATATTTCAGCCCCAACAAGGAGGTAACCCGCGCAGAAGCGGCGGCGATGCTTGGGAGGGCTTTAAACCTTAATGGAGCGAAAAGAGTCACACAATTTAAAGATGTCAACAGTCAGTCGTTTGCTTCTGGATATATTCAATCAGCTGTAGATAAAGGGATCATCTCAGGATATTCCGATGGCTCCTTCAAGCCGGGCAAGCCGGTGACACGGGGAGAAATGGCCCTGCTGATCAGCCGTGCTTTCCAATACGGGGAGAACAGTACGGGCGGTGCAGCGAATGCACTGATGGCCAGGGGGATAGCCCAGGGGATTTCACCAACGAATTTTGGATATGATTCCAATATTAAAAGGGCGGATTTTTCCGTATTCCTCGCCAGATCGGTAGATTACAAGCTTAGGATCGGCGCAAGTGTTTCATTTACAGGTGAACTTACGGTAAACGCAGATTCCCTGAATGTACGGACAGGGCCGAACACAGATTATCCAAAGGTTGATTCTTTAGCACAGGGAACAACCGTACAGGCTGCTTATAATGTAGGAGACTGGGTGTACATAAAGTCCGGCTCTGCTGAAGGGCTGGTACATGGTGCATACTTGGATGGAAGCTATAAGCCGGGGGATGTAAATAATGATCCGATTGCCCTGCAGACAATCGTAATTGATCCTGGACATGGCGGATCCGATCCAGGTGCAGGCGGTTTTGGCATCCTGGAAAAGAATGTAGTGCTGGACACCTCTTTAAAGGTAAAGAGCCTGTTGAGCAGGACTCCGTTTGATGTAAAGCTGACAAGGGAAACCGATGTATTTATCTCCCTGCAGAAAAGGGTAGAATTTGCCAAGGCTGCTAAAGCGAATATATTCCTGAGTGTGCATGCAAATGCATTCAATGGAACAGCCAACGGAACCGAAACCTATTATTATAATTCGGCTGCAACGAATCCAAATACAGCTGAAAGCAAGGCACTGGCAGCAGCAGTCCAAAACAGGCTGCTTAACGCCTGGAAACTCTATGACAGAGGCGTTAAACACGGAAACTTCCACGTAATCCGTGAAAATACCATGCCTGCAGTGCTTGTAGAGCTTGGTTTCATTGACAATCAGAAAGATAATGAAAAACTCAAATCGTCAGCTTGGCGACAGAAAGCGGCAGAGGCGATTTATTTCGGGATTTTAGACTATTATAAGCAAAAAGGGTACAATGTGTCCTCTTACTATAATATCTGA